Proteins co-encoded in one Actinomadura luteofluorescens genomic window:
- a CDS encoding cytochrome P450, which translates to MNWERRLYLAAHPVAYPLLRGVARRGPIVRVPGVGVVVNDAALAREILMDGVTFRKDGPGSPGELWTPVLGPSVLLNMEGGAHRALRRRLTDLFTPAYTEALCARVLAEPLAALSDRLGRGAAVDLVDAARVMAGTVIGEVIGLEGGTEAAYRDLFEQGEKIVSMVSLRTRRLSPSQARRARAVLDPLGDIAAKSYLAGDESTVMGRMRALGLSQDEARGAAGAFFLTGTETVATLLPRLVALLADHGQLDRVAGDPALLDRAVEEAMRVATPTPVMLRSVHRPAVVGGAAIRPGDRVLIATHNCCRAHGPFDLDRPHPPELRRLWFGAGPHFCIGYPLAMAQIRLVARALLAAAPLTVTRRAAARNVLIPTYRHLAVRSGDPRKVRAA; encoded by the coding sequence ATGAACTGGGAGAGGCGGCTCTACCTGGCCGCGCACCCGGTCGCCTACCCGCTCCTGCGCGGGGTCGCGCGGCGCGGGCCGATCGTGCGCGTGCCCGGGGTCGGGGTGGTCGTGAACGACGCCGCCCTGGCCCGCGAGATCCTCATGGACGGCGTGACGTTCCGCAAGGACGGCCCCGGCTCGCCCGGCGAGCTGTGGACGCCCGTGCTCGGGCCGTCCGTCCTGCTCAACATGGAGGGCGGCGCCCACCGCGCCCTCCGCCGCCGCCTGACCGACCTGTTCACCCCGGCCTACACCGAGGCGCTGTGCGCCCGCGTGCTGGCCGAGCCGCTGGCCGCGCTGTCGGACCGCCTCGGACGCGGCGCGGCCGTCGACCTGGTGGACGCGGCGCGGGTCATGGCCGGGACCGTGATCGGCGAGGTCATCGGGCTCGAAGGCGGCACCGAGGCCGCCTACCGGGACCTGTTCGAGCAGGGCGAGAAGATCGTCTCGATGGTGTCGCTGCGCACGCGGCGGCTCTCCCCGTCCCAGGCCCGCCGGGCCCGCGCGGTGCTCGACCCGCTCGGCGACATCGCGGCCAAGTCCTACCTGGCGGGGGACGAGTCCACGGTCATGGGACGGATGCGGGCCCTCGGCCTGTCGCAGGACGAGGCGCGCGGCGCCGCCGGAGCGTTCTTCCTGACCGGTACCGAGACCGTCGCGACGCTGCTGCCGCGCCTGGTCGCCCTGCTCGCCGACCACGGGCAGCTCGACCGCGTCGCCGGGGATCCCGCTCTCCTGGACCGGGCCGTCGAGGAGGCGATGCGGGTCGCGACGCCGACGCCGGTCATGCTGCGCAGCGTGCACCGCCCGGCCGTGGTCGGGGGCGCGGCGATCCGCCCCGGCGACCGGGTGCTGATCGCCACGCACAACTGCTGCCGCGCCCACGGCCCGTTCGACCTGGACCGCCCGCACCCGCCCGAGCTGCGCCGCCTGTGGTTCGGCGCCGGGCCGCACTTCTGCATCGGGTACCCGCTGGCCATGGCGCAGATCCGCCTGGTCGCCCGGGCGCTGCTCGCCGCCGCGCCGCTCACCGTCACGCGCCGCGCCGCCGCCCGGAACGTTCTGATCCCGACCTATCGCCACCTGGCCGTCCGGTCGGGAGATCCTCGGAAAGTGAGGGCGGCATGA
- a CDS encoding glycosyltransferase family 2 protein, which translates to MNPANPAKPANPADPMSLWIVVPAYNEERSIGATLRRLAEQTDTGFTLVVVDNGSTDGTATAVKEFAAGAAAFDVRIVHEPEKGTGAAADTGVRHAIGAGATHVARTDADCLPHRGWVAAVRRAFGEGLEMVSGPLLPRTDEFPLRLWERRLLPAVIDLAALFGRFRPGNQDPLYLGPYVMMPGCNLAITADLYERAGGFPRTRIEDVHEDRALVNRVRYVTDAYALREDVVVYGSVRRLRAFGLVRTLGWYADHRYRPAVVDIR; encoded by the coding sequence ATGAACCCTGCGAACCCTGCGAAGCCTGCGAACCCCGCGGACCCGATGAGCCTGTGGATCGTCGTCCCCGCCTACAACGAGGAGCGCTCGATCGGCGCGACGCTGCGCCGCCTCGCCGAGCAGACCGACACCGGCTTCACCCTCGTCGTGGTCGACAACGGCAGCACGGACGGGACCGCCACCGCCGTCAAGGAGTTCGCCGCGGGCGCCGCGGCGTTCGACGTCCGGATCGTCCACGAGCCGGAGAAGGGGACCGGCGCCGCCGCCGACACCGGCGTCCGGCACGCGATCGGCGCGGGGGCCACGCACGTCGCCCGCACCGACGCCGACTGCCTGCCCCACCGCGGCTGGGTCGCGGCGGTGCGGCGGGCGTTCGGCGAGGGGCTGGAGATGGTGTCCGGGCCGCTGCTGCCGCGCACCGACGAGTTCCCCCTGAGGCTCTGGGAGCGCCGCCTGCTGCCCGCCGTCATCGACCTCGCCGCCCTGTTCGGGCGGTTCCGTCCCGGCAACCAGGACCCGCTCTACCTCGGCCCGTACGTGATGATGCCGGGCTGCAACCTCGCGATCACGGCCGACCTGTACGAGCGGGCGGGCGGCTTCCCCCGCACCCGCATCGAGGACGTCCACGAGGACCGCGCGCTGGTCAACCGCGTCCGCTACGTGACCGACGCCTACGCGCTGCGCGAGGACGTCGTCGTGTACGGGTCCGTGCGCAGGCTCCGCGCGTTCGGCCTCGTCAGGACGCTCGGCTGGTACGCCGACCACCGCTACCGCCCCGCCGTCGTGGACATCCGATGA
- a CDS encoding 3-oxoacyl-ACP synthase III family protein, with amino-acid sequence MRARITAVAAHLPDRTVSSAEVEARVAAESPGYRPHPTIVERMTGIRSRHVMRDDEQASDLAVAAARRALAERAVEPAGLDMLVFGSASQDLVEPATAHIVAAKLGATCPVFDVKNACNGFLNGLQMADALIRTGQHERVLVCTGESPSRAVRWKVRDRAQFVDAFAGYTLSDGGAAMLVEAAPDGGIFYRDFAAVSSAWRVGTLPGGGSMHPRDPEFTYFSGDGRRLKDAFLATGPEIFTTALAKTGLTWDDFAVVGVHQVTLPYLETLRAILGIPPDRLVVTLPDHGNVASASLPLQIATALAEGRCGPGDRIALIGLAGGVSLGVMFAEL; translated from the coding sequence ATGAGAGCCCGCATCACCGCCGTCGCCGCGCACCTGCCGGACCGGACGGTCAGCAGCGCCGAGGTCGAGGCCCGCGTCGCGGCCGAGAGCCCCGGGTACCGCCCGCACCCCACGATCGTCGAGCGGATGACCGGCATCCGGTCCCGGCACGTGATGCGCGACGACGAGCAGGCGTCCGACCTCGCCGTCGCCGCGGCCCGCCGCGCCCTCGCCGAGCGCGCGGTCGAGCCGGCCGGCCTGGACATGCTGGTCTTCGGGTCGGCGTCGCAGGACCTCGTGGAGCCCGCGACCGCGCACATCGTCGCCGCCAAGCTCGGCGCGACCTGCCCGGTCTTCGACGTCAAGAACGCCTGCAACGGCTTCCTCAACGGGCTCCAGATGGCGGACGCGCTGATCCGCACCGGGCAGCACGAGCGCGTCCTGGTCTGCACGGGCGAGAGCCCGTCCCGCGCCGTCCGCTGGAAGGTGCGCGACCGCGCCCAGTTCGTGGACGCGTTCGCCGGCTACACCCTCTCCGACGGCGGCGCCGCGATGCTCGTGGAGGCCGCCCCGGACGGCGGGATCTTCTACCGCGACTTCGCCGCCGTCTCCAGCGCCTGGCGGGTCGGGACGCTCCCGGGCGGCGGTTCGATGCACCCGCGCGACCCCGAGTTCACCTACTTCAGCGGGGACGGCCGGCGGCTGAAGGACGCCTTCCTGGCGACCGGCCCTGAGATCTTCACCACCGCGCTCGCCAAGACCGGGCTGACCTGGGACGACTTCGCGGTCGTCGGCGTCCACCAGGTGACGCTGCCCTACCTGGAGACGCTGCGCGCGATCCTCGGCATCCCGCCCGACCGGCTCGTCGTCACGCTGCCCGACCACGGCAATGTCGCGTCCGCGAGCCTCCCGCTGCAGATCGCCACCGCGCTCGCCGAGGGCCGCTGCGGGCCCGGCGACCGGATCGCGCTGATCGGGCTCGCCGGCGGCGTCAGCCTCGGCGTCATGTTCGCGGAGCTGTGA
- a CDS encoding cytochrome P450, whose translation MTSTKTDRAARHEARLLWTANPGLFALLEAARHTGPITRVPRLGWVVTDPVLARQVLNDHAAFGMNGEGGVGHLWTQLFGDEMGRFFGGATHAEVRTRARDLFTEDAARVLVERSQGRTHAALAARLAAGTGVDVADAARVMAGRMVADLLGLPADRADADYRALFAAGERLARLALGTTASTGLDPAVLARARAVVDEITAGVPRAYRTAGTGTLLGRCREMGLGLPLARGLATLLVIAGTETGVSGTVRTAALLHDTGGQRALLDDPSLMDNAVREGLRVAAPAPVIGRHVARDAAVGGRRLRAGDRVLLLTYRATGAAGPFDVRRAYVPETRQLWFGGGRHLCLGAAVARVQVARMLETLLSSGRPYRVVSRRPARRVLVPSYAELRVRPARYP comes from the coding sequence GTGACCAGCACGAAGACCGACAGGGCGGCGCGGCACGAGGCCCGCCTGCTGTGGACGGCGAACCCGGGCCTGTTCGCCCTCCTGGAGGCGGCGCGCCACACCGGCCCCATCACCCGCGTCCCGAGGCTCGGGTGGGTGGTGACCGACCCCGTCCTCGCGCGGCAGGTCCTCAACGACCACGCCGCCTTCGGCATGAACGGCGAGGGCGGCGTCGGCCACCTCTGGACGCAGCTGTTCGGGGACGAGATGGGGCGGTTCTTCGGCGGTGCGACCCACGCCGAGGTCCGCACCCGCGCCCGCGACCTGTTCACCGAGGACGCCGCCCGGGTCCTGGTGGAGCGTTCCCAGGGCCGGACCCACGCCGCGCTCGCCGCCCGCCTCGCCGCCGGGACGGGCGTCGACGTCGCCGACGCGGCCCGCGTCATGGCCGGACGCATGGTCGCCGACCTGCTGGGCCTGCCCGCGGACCGGGCCGACGCCGACTACCGCGCGCTCTTCGCCGCCGGGGAACGGCTCGCCCGGCTGGCGCTCGGCACGACCGCGTCCACCGGCCTCGACCCGGCCGTCCTCGCGCGGGCCCGCGCCGTCGTGGACGAGATCACCGCCGGAGTCCCGCGCGCCTACCGGACGGCCGGAACCGGCACCCTGCTCGGCCGCTGCCGCGAGATGGGCCTCGGCCTGCCGCTCGCCCGCGGCCTGGCGACCCTGCTGGTGATCGCCGGAACGGAGACCGGGGTGTCCGGGACCGTCCGCACCGCGGCCCTGCTGCACGACACCGGAGGGCAGCGGGCCCTGCTGGACGATCCGTCCCTCATGGACAACGCGGTACGGGAGGGGCTGCGCGTCGCGGCCCCGGCGCCGGTGATCGGGCGGCACGTCGCCCGGGACGCGGCGGTCGGCGGGCGGCGGCTCCGCGCGGGCGACCGGGTCCTGCTGCTGACCTACCGGGCGACGGGCGCCGCCGGGCCGTTCGACGTCCGGCGCGCCTACGTCCCGGAGACGCGGCAGCTGTGGTTCGGCGGCGGGCGCCACCTGTGCCTCGGCGCCGCCGTCGCGCGCGTGCAGGTGGCCCGGATGCTGGAGACGCTGCTGTCCTCCGGCCGCCCGTACCGGGTGGTCTCCCGCCGCCCGGCCCGCCGCGTCCTCGTCCCGTCGTACGCCGAGCTCCGCGTCCGGCCCGCCCGGTACCCGTGA
- a CDS encoding SCO2583/SCO2584 N-terminal domain-containing protein, with translation MAADFDEPVFDEDFVRSAVFTEPSARERARPPSRRERRRSRRAARRAGGRRPRREPTHRTAVLQVAGGVLVLLAISFALWWWNSAPRDERPARPVGPTITHSPAPAPTPTAPDKEAPEKDAPPTEIPEV, from the coding sequence ATGGCCGCAGATTTCGACGAGCCCGTGTTCGACGAGGACTTCGTCAGGAGCGCCGTCTTCACCGAGCCGTCCGCGCGCGAGCGCGCCCGGCCCCCGTCCCGGCGCGAGCGGCGCAGATCCCGCCGCGCCGCGCGGCGGGCCGGGGGCCGCCGCCCGCGCCGCGAGCCGACCCACCGGACCGCGGTGCTCCAGGTGGCCGGCGGCGTGCTGGTGCTGCTCGCGATCTCCTTCGCGCTCTGGTGGTGGAACTCGGCGCCCCGCGACGAGCGCCCCGCGCGGCCGGTCGGCCCGACGATCACGCACTCCCCGGCGCCCGCCCCGACCCCGACGGCCCCGGATAAGGAGGCCCCGGAGAAGGACGCCCCGCCGACCGAGATCCCCGAGGTCTAG
- a CDS encoding steroid 3-ketoacyl-CoA thiolase has protein sequence MGTPVIVEAVRTPLGKRGGWLAGLKPMAVLAHALNAAVERSGIDAAEVEQVFAGCVTQAGEQGGHVGRYSWLYAGLPWQAGVTTIDAQCGSSQQGVHLAASQIAAGVVDVAIGCGVEVMSRAPLGSNVMPADPRPDDWSLDMPNQFEAAERIAARRGITRADLDAFGARSQQLAAKAWADGRFDREIAPITAPVLDAEGEVTGETREVTRDQGLRETTADGLAGLRPVLGPEGLHTAGTSSQISDGAAAVLLMSEDRARALGLRPRARIRTQALVGGEPYYHLDGPVQSTERVLRRSGMAMGDIDITEINEAFASIVLSWASVHKPDMDRVNVNGGAIALGHPVGATGARLITTALHELERRDAGTALVTMCAGGALSTATILERI, from the coding sequence ATGGGTACCCCGGTGATCGTCGAGGCGGTGCGCACGCCGCTCGGCAAGCGTGGCGGCTGGCTCGCGGGCCTGAAGCCGATGGCCGTCCTCGCGCACGCCCTGAACGCCGCCGTCGAGCGCTCCGGCATCGACGCCGCCGAGGTGGAGCAGGTCTTCGCCGGCTGCGTCACGCAGGCGGGAGAGCAGGGCGGGCACGTCGGCCGCTACTCCTGGCTGTACGCGGGGCTGCCGTGGCAGGCGGGCGTCACCACCATCGACGCCCAGTGCGGCTCCTCCCAGCAGGGCGTCCACCTGGCCGCGTCCCAGATCGCCGCCGGGGTCGTGGACGTCGCGATCGGCTGCGGCGTCGAGGTGATGAGCCGCGCCCCGCTCGGCAGCAACGTCATGCCCGCCGACCCGCGGCCCGACGACTGGTCGCTCGACATGCCGAACCAGTTCGAGGCCGCCGAGCGGATCGCCGCCCGCCGCGGCATCACCCGCGCCGACCTCGACGCGTTCGGCGCCCGCTCCCAGCAGCTCGCCGCCAAGGCGTGGGCGGACGGCCGCTTCGACCGCGAGATCGCCCCGATCACCGCGCCGGTCCTGGACGCCGAGGGCGAGGTCACCGGCGAGACCCGCGAGGTCACCCGCGACCAGGGCCTGCGCGAGACGACCGCCGACGGGCTCGCCGGGCTCAGGCCGGTGCTCGGCCCCGAGGGCCTGCACACGGCGGGCACCTCGTCCCAGATCTCCGACGGCGCCGCCGCCGTCCTGCTGATGTCGGAGGACAGGGCCCGGGCCCTCGGCCTGCGCCCGCGCGCACGCATCCGCACGCAGGCCCTCGTCGGCGGCGAGCCGTACTACCACCTGGACGGGCCCGTGCAGTCGACCGAGCGCGTCCTGCGGCGCTCCGGCATGGCCATGGGCGACATCGACATCACCGAGATCAACGAGGCCTTCGCGTCGATCGTGCTGTCCTGGGCGTCGGTCCACAAGCCGGACATGGACCGGGTCAACGTCAACGGCGGCGCCATCGCCCTCGGCCACCCCGTGGGGGCCACCGGCGCCCGCCTGATCACCACCGCGCTGCACGAACTGGAGCGCCGCGACGCCGGGACCGCGCTGGTCACGATGTGCGCGGGCGGTGCCCTCTCCACCGCCACGATCCTCGAACGGATCTGA
- a CDS encoding MBL fold metallo-hydrolase, whose protein sequence is MQPEPEDLGGGLWSVPVPIPDNPLSYTLVYAVESPRGPVLVDAGWQHEDAWTALRDGLGTFGIDVADVYGVVVTHFHPDHAGLAGRVRETSGAWIAMHHSDAAIVRLFNEVGQGGRRSFELTALRRAGAAESDLTGPTQQTRVSPPAVPDRELSDGDLVDVPGRRLQAVWTPGHTPGHICLHLEDGDRIFTGDHVLPRITPHIGLYPYDTPDVDPLSDFLGSLDKVSAMTVGEVLPAHQHRFRGLGDRAREIIGHHEERLAEVAALLSPSPVTLWDLTAGLTWRHPWPEMAQQARRMAAAEAAAHLRTLETRGVARRDGDDDPLRYVLR, encoded by the coding sequence GTGCAGCCGGAACCTGAGGACCTCGGCGGCGGGCTGTGGAGCGTCCCCGTCCCCATCCCGGACAACCCCCTGTCGTACACGCTGGTGTACGCGGTGGAGAGCCCCCGGGGCCCCGTCCTGGTCGACGCGGGCTGGCAGCACGAGGACGCGTGGACGGCCCTGCGCGACGGGCTCGGCACGTTCGGGATCGACGTCGCCGACGTGTACGGCGTGGTCGTCACGCACTTCCACCCCGACCACGCGGGCCTCGCCGGGCGCGTCCGCGAGACGTCCGGCGCCTGGATCGCCATGCACCACTCCGACGCCGCGATCGTCCGGCTGTTCAACGAGGTCGGCCAGGGCGGCCGCCGCTCGTTCGAGCTGACCGCGCTGCGCCGCGCCGGCGCGGCCGAGTCGGACCTGACCGGGCCCACCCAGCAGACCCGGGTCTCGCCGCCCGCCGTCCCGGACCGCGAGCTGTCCGACGGCGACCTGGTGGACGTCCCCGGCCGCCGGCTCCAGGCCGTGTGGACCCCCGGGCACACGCCCGGCCACATCTGCCTGCACCTGGAGGACGGCGACCGCATCTTCACCGGCGACCACGTCCTGCCGCGCATCACCCCGCACATCGGCCTCTACCCCTACGACACCCCGGACGTGGACCCGCTGAGCGACTTCCTCGGCTCGCTCGACAAGGTGTCGGCCATGACGGTGGGCGAGGTCCTGCCCGCCCACCAGCACCGCTTCCGCGGCCTCGGGGACCGCGCCCGCGAGATCATCGGCCACCACGAGGAGCGCCTCGCGGAGGTGGCGGCGCTGCTGTCCCCGAGCCCCGTCACCCTCTGGGACCTCACCGCCGGCCTCACCTGGCGCCACCCGTGGCCCGAGATGGCCCAGCAGGCCCGGCGCATGGCCGCCGCCGAGGCCGCCGCGCACCTGCGCACCCTGGAGACCCGGGGCGTCGCCCGCCGCGACGGCGACGACGACCCCCTGCGCTACGTCCTGCGCTGA
- a CDS encoding cytochrome P450: MALATSPVSAARAFRAPEIDIIDPGVYERGGIPHRQFQWLRDNDPVHWHQDPNDGVPGFWAITRHEDVVSVSRRADPYSSHERTSMFEEFSSDDIAMYGQMMLFQDPPDHTRLRSMVNKGFTPRMIGRLEEHIRKICNELIDEAAPLGECDFVERFAAPLPLYTICELLGAPMEDREKIFHWSNKLVAFNDPEFIGGREESTLCAAEFAEWGGQLAAARESTPRDDIVTKLLTPDADGNRITLEEFQLFVIMLSIAGNETTRTATAGGMIAFFERPDQWARLREDRSLLPKAVEEIVRWVSPINQFRRTALVDTEIGGKQIKAGDKVVMFYGSANRDERAFENPFAFDVARDPNPHIGFGGGGPHYCLGTHLARMNLRIIFETILERMPDIRLAGEPRRLRSNFVNGYKEIPVSFTPSAPLGG; encoded by the coding sequence ATGGCACTCGCGACGTCCCCCGTCTCCGCCGCCCGGGCCTTCCGGGCCCCCGAGATCGACATCATCGATCCGGGCGTCTACGAGCGCGGGGGGATCCCGCACCGCCAGTTCCAGTGGCTGCGCGACAACGACCCCGTCCACTGGCACCAGGACCCGAACGACGGGGTGCCGGGGTTCTGGGCCATCACGCGCCACGAGGACGTGGTGTCGGTGTCGCGGCGCGCCGACCCGTACTCCTCGCACGAGCGGACGTCGATGTTCGAGGAGTTCTCCAGCGACGACATCGCCATGTACGGGCAGATGATGCTCTTCCAGGACCCGCCGGACCACACCCGGCTGCGCTCCATGGTCAACAAGGGCTTCACCCCGCGGATGATCGGGCGGCTGGAGGAGCACATCCGCAAGATCTGCAACGAGCTGATCGACGAGGCGGCGCCGCTGGGCGAGTGCGACTTTGTCGAGCGGTTCGCCGCGCCGCTGCCGCTGTACACGATCTGCGAGCTGCTCGGCGCGCCGATGGAGGACCGGGAGAAGATCTTCCACTGGTCGAACAAGCTCGTCGCGTTCAACGACCCCGAGTTCATCGGGGGCCGCGAGGAGTCGACCCTGTGCGCCGCCGAGTTCGCCGAGTGGGGCGGACAGCTCGCCGCCGCGCGCGAGTCGACGCCGCGCGACGACATCGTGACCAAGCTGCTGACGCCCGACGCCGACGGGAACCGGATCACGCTGGAGGAGTTCCAGCTCTTCGTGATCATGCTGTCGATCGCCGGGAACGAGACCACCCGGACCGCCACCGCGGGCGGCATGATCGCCTTCTTCGAGCGGCCGGACCAGTGGGCCCGGCTGCGCGAGGACCGGAGCCTGCTGCCGAAGGCGGTCGAGGAGATCGTCCGCTGGGTCAGCCCGATCAACCAGTTCCGCCGGACGGCCCTGGTCGACACCGAGATCGGCGGCAAGCAGATCAAGGCCGGCGACAAGGTCGTGATGTTCTACGGCTCCGCCAACCGCGACGAGCGCGCCTTCGAGAACCCGTTCGCCTTCGACGTGGCGCGCGACCCGAACCCGCACATCGGCTTCGGCGGCGGCGGCCCGCACTACTGCCTCGGCACCCACCTCGCCCGCATGAACCTGCGGATCATCTTCGAGACGATCCTGGAGCGCATGCCCGACATCCGGCTAGCGGGCGAGCCGCGGCGCTTGCGGTCCAACTTCGTCAACGGCTACAAGGAGATCCCGGTGAGCTTCACGCCCTCGGCCCCCCTCGGAGGTTGA
- a CDS encoding cytochrome P450 — translation MTTTPDIELVDPGAYEHSGVPHGQLAWLREHEPVYRHHGDPQLDHPPFWAVTRHEDVVHVSRHPELFSSWQRLALFHESPEDQIVLQRMMMLNQDPPEHSRKRSIVNRGFTPRAIGALEQHIRDICRRLVAETAERGPDADFVRDLAAPLPLHVICELLGAPPEDREKIFHWSNTLIGGDDPDFQRTPEEGQQAATELYAYANELAADRRENPREDIVTRLLQPDAGGEVLTGDEFELFVMLLSVAGNETTRNAASGGMLALLEHPEQWERMKADPSLARTAADEIVRWVTPVNMFRRTAVRDTEIGGTAVAEGDKVVVFYSSANRDEAVFADPYRFDVGRDPNPHLGFGGGGPHFCLGSHLARLELSVLFETLLDAMPNIELNGNVRRLRSSFINGVKEMPVRVRPASLD, via the coding sequence ATGACCACCACCCCCGACATCGAACTGGTCGACCCGGGAGCGTACGAGCACAGCGGCGTCCCGCACGGGCAGCTGGCGTGGCTGCGCGAGCACGAGCCGGTGTACCGCCACCACGGCGACCCGCAACTGGACCACCCGCCGTTCTGGGCGGTCACCCGGCACGAGGACGTCGTGCACGTCTCGCGGCACCCGGAGCTCTTCTCGTCCTGGCAGCGGCTGGCGCTGTTCCACGAGTCGCCGGAGGACCAGATCGTCCTGCAGCGGATGATGATGCTGAACCAGGACCCGCCGGAGCACTCGCGCAAGCGGAGCATCGTCAACCGGGGCTTCACCCCGCGCGCGATCGGCGCCCTGGAGCAGCACATCCGGGACATCTGCCGGCGGCTCGTGGCCGAGACCGCCGAGCGGGGACCGGACGCCGACTTCGTCCGCGACCTGGCGGCGCCGCTGCCGCTGCATGTGATCTGCGAGCTGCTCGGCGCCCCGCCCGAGGACCGGGAGAAGATCTTCCACTGGTCGAACACGCTGATCGGCGGGGACGACCCGGACTTCCAGCGCACGCCGGAGGAGGGGCAGCAGGCGGCGACGGAGCTGTACGCCTACGCCAACGAGCTGGCCGCCGACCGGCGCGAGAACCCGCGCGAGGACATCGTCACCCGGCTGCTCCAGCCGGACGCCGGCGGCGAGGTCCTGACCGGGGACGAGTTCGAGCTCTTCGTGATGCTGCTGTCGGTCGCCGGGAACGAGACGACCCGCAACGCGGCGTCCGGCGGCATGCTCGCGCTGCTGGAGCACCCGGAGCAGTGGGAGCGGATGAAGGCCGACCCGTCCCTGGCCCGGACGGCGGCCGACGAGATCGTCCGCTGGGTCACCCCGGTCAACATGTTCCGGCGCACGGCCGTCCGGGACACCGAGATCGGCGGCACGGCCGTCGCCGAGGGCGACAAGGTCGTGGTGTTCTACTCCTCGGCCAACCGCGACGAGGCGGTGTTCGCCGACCCGTACCGCTTCGACGTGGGACGGGACCCGAACCCCCACCTGGGCTTCGGCGGCGGCGGTCCGCACTTCTGCCTGGGCTCCCATCTCGCCCGGCTTGAGCTGAGTGTGCTCTTCGAAACACTCTTGGACGCCATGCCCAATATTGAACTCAACGGTAACGTTCGCAGGCTAAGGTCTAGTTTCATCAACGGCGTAAAGGAGATGCCGGTACGGGTGCGTCCGGCGTCCCTCGACTGA
- a CDS encoding glycosyltransferase family 4 protein: MGEAGEAGGPLRVALLSYRSKPHCGGQGVYLRHLTRELADLGHAVEVISGQPYPELDREEITLTKLPSLDLYRDEDPFRTPALGEFRDWLDVLEFAHMRTGGFPEPLTFSLRALRLLRERRRDFDVVHDNQVLGVGNLGIARLGLPLVTSIHHPISVDRRIEIEAARGLKQKLGKRRWYGFVGMQSQVSRRIGPVLTVSESSKVDIVKDFKVDPRDIEILPLGVDTRIFHPRGERVPGRIVAMASADAPIKGVDVLLRAVAKVATERDVHVIVVSRPQKDGPTERLVRELALGERVRFVSGISDGELGELLASAETAVVPSRYEGFSLPAVEHMASGTPLVASRAGALPEVVGDAGILVAPGDVEELAATLHRLHDSAEERARVGAAGLARVQERFAWPAVAQATVEHYRAAITQQKYRRLAARKGK; this comes from the coding sequence GTGGGTGAGGCAGGCGAGGCGGGCGGTCCGTTGCGGGTGGCCCTGCTCTCGTACCGCAGCAAGCCGCACTGCGGCGGGCAGGGCGTCTACCTCCGGCACCTGACCCGGGAGCTGGCCGACCTCGGGCACGCCGTCGAGGTCATCTCCGGCCAGCCGTACCCGGAGCTCGACCGCGAGGAGATCACCCTCACCAAGCTCCCGAGCCTGGACCTGTACCGGGACGAGGACCCGTTCCGCACCCCGGCCCTCGGCGAGTTCCGCGACTGGCTGGACGTCCTGGAGTTCGCGCACATGAGGACCGGCGGCTTCCCCGAGCCGCTGACCTTCAGCCTGCGCGCGCTGCGGCTGCTGCGCGAGCGCCGCCGCGACTTCGACGTCGTGCACGACAACCAGGTCCTCGGCGTCGGCAACCTCGGCATCGCCCGGCTGGGCCTGCCGCTGGTGACGAGCATTCACCACCCGATCAGCGTCGACCGGCGGATCGAGATCGAGGCCGCCCGCGGCCTCAAGCAGAAGCTCGGCAAGCGCCGCTGGTACGGGTTCGTCGGGATGCAGTCGCAGGTGTCGCGGCGGATCGGGCCCGTGCTGACGGTGTCGGAGTCCTCCAAGGTCGACATCGTCAAGGACTTCAAGGTCGACCCGCGCGACATCGAGATCCTGCCGCTCGGCGTCGACACCCGGATCTTCCACCCGCGCGGCGAGCGCGTCCCCGGCCGGATCGTGGCGATGGCCAGCGCCGACGCGCCGATCAAGGGCGTGGACGTGCTGCTGCGCGCGGTCGCCAAGGTCGCCACCGAGCGCGACGTCCACGTGATCGTGGTGAGCCGGCCGCAGAAGGACGGCCCGACCGAGCGGCTCGTGCGCGAGCTCGCGCTCGGCGAGCGGGTGCGGTTCGTCAGCGGCATCAGCGACGGCGAGCTGGGCGAGCTGCTGGCGTCCGCGGAGACCGCCGTCGTCCCGTCGCGCTACGAGGGGTTCTCGCTGCCGGCCGTGGAGCACATGGCGTCCGGGACGCCGCTGGTGGCGAGCCGCGCCGGCGCCCTGCCCGAGGTCGTGGGCGACGCCGGGATCCTGGTCGCGCCGGGTGACGTGGAGGAACTGGCCGCGACCCTGCACCGCCTGCACGACTCCGCCGAGGAGCGTGCGCGGGTGGGAGCCGCGGGCCTCGCGCGCGTCCAGGAGCGGTTCGCCTGGCCCGCCGTGGCGCAGGCCACCGTGGAGCACTACCGGGCCGCCATCACCCAGCAGAAGTACCGGCGCCTAGCCGCGCGCAAGGGCAAGTGA